A stretch of Aerococcaceae bacterium zg-252 DNA encodes these proteins:
- a CDS encoding glycosyltransferase family 8 protein: MSKKQNDTMNIVLAADYGYKVQVETVMKSILKFHTKVHFFLINKDYPKKWFLYINEKLAAFDSCIEDKKITSSSYLNYRTFEHISEATFYRYHIPELIEEDKVLYLDSDTLIVNALSNLYDLDIEHISLAAVRDSGLKNVFNAGVLLINNRKWREKNVLHRALDIHEKSDETLKFADQDVLNELFKNEWLEIPDRYNMQILGESMVAKRYTVPTDTVVIHYLTAIKPWASYDTTIKSKVGRVCRILYAYLSGREMRYPLRIAIKNRDTLPFEQEWHQLSQLKWEDFIENRNK; the protein is encoded by the coding sequence ATGTCAAAAAAACAAAATGATACAATGAATATTGTTCTGGCTGCTGACTACGGCTACAAAGTTCAAGTCGAGACAGTGATGAAATCAATTTTAAAGTTTCATACAAAAGTTCATTTTTTTTTAATCAATAAGGATTATCCAAAAAAATGGTTTTTGTACATCAATGAAAAACTGGCTGCATTTGATTCCTGTATTGAAGATAAGAAAATTACATCTAGTTCATATCTGAATTATAGAACGTTTGAGCATATTTCTGAGGCAACCTTTTATCGGTATCATATACCAGAATTGATTGAAGAAGATAAGGTTTTGTATTTGGATTCTGATACATTGATAGTGAATGCTTTATCTAATTTATATGATTTGGATATTGAACATATTAGCTTAGCAGCGGTTAGAGATTCTGGTTTAAAAAATGTTTTTAATGCGGGAGTACTTTTAATTAATAATCGTAAATGGCGTGAAAAAAATGTTTTACATAGAGCACTAGATATTCATGAAAAGTCAGATGAGACTTTGAAATTTGCTGACCAAGATGTTTTGAATGAGTTGTTTAAAAATGAGTGGCTGGAAATACCAGATAGATATAATATGCAAATACTTGGAGAATCTATGGTAGCAAAACGCTATACTGTTCCTACTGATACAGTTGTGATTCATTATTTAACAGCAATCAAACCATGGGCTTCCTATGATACGACAATCAAATCAAAGGTTGGGCGTGTGTGTAGAATCTTGTATGCATATCTAAGTGGAAGAGAGATGAGATACCCATTGAGAATTGCAATAAAAAATAGAGATACATTACCCTTTGAACAAGAATGGCATCAATTGAGTCAATTGAAGTGGGAAGATTTTATCGAAAATCGGAATAAATGA
- a CDS encoding glycosyltransferase family 2 protein: MNKISVIMPIFNGEETIEYSIASILNQTYKNLELILVNDGSTDNSLSICRRYENMDKRVFVIDKNNEGQAEARNWGIDVATGDYLAFLDADDFIHKNTFELMLPIIEKTDSDIVEYKSQKIYGYDKFNSLICSELDKVEYKTINRNQVFEILYKQNDIKFEVWNKIIKKDIIDNTRFIKGPLYEEVQFMRSILLKVQRYTIVNLNLHYYMQDLPGNTNSKPFDVNRILVYPEFDKWFNLLESMNLFKARNNLQNFFLIFVGAQIKLLLNKQVDFVILKKIINQFYCLFDLKNVLFSDMNISTKIKLILFYIFSPIYILLIILKNRVFKIKIENIIIKTKDKF, encoded by the coding sequence ATGAATAAAATTAGTGTTATAATGCCAATTTTTAATGGAGAAGAAACTATTGAATATTCAATAGCTTCAATATTAAATCAGACGTATAAGAATTTAGAATTGATTTTAGTTAACGATGGATCTACAGATAATAGTCTGTCTATTTGCAGAAGATATGAAAATATGGATAAACGAGTTTTTGTCATTGATAAAAATAATGAGGGACAAGCAGAAGCACGAAATTGGGGAATAGATGTTGCTACAGGTGATTATTTAGCTTTTTTAGATGCAGATGATTTTATACATAAAAATACGTTCGAACTGATGCTTCCAATAATAGAAAAAACAGATAGTGATATTGTTGAATATAAATCGCAAAAAATATATGGATATGATAAATTTAATTCATTAATTTGTAGTGAATTAGATAAAGTAGAATATAAAACAATTAATAGAAATCAAGTGTTTGAAATTTTATATAAACAAAATGATATTAAGTTTGAAGTTTGGAATAAAATAATAAAAAAAGATATTATTGATAATACGAGATTTATCAAAGGTCCGTTATATGAAGAAGTACAGTTTATGAGATCAATTTTATTAAAAGTACAAAGATACACAATTGTAAACTTAAATCTGCATTATTATATGCAAGATTTACCAGGCAATACAAATAGTAAACCATTCGATGTTAATCGAATTTTAGTATATCCAGAATTCGACAAATGGTTTAATTTGTTAGAGTCTATGAATTTATTTAAAGCAAGAAATAATTTGCAAAATTTCTTTTTAATCTTTGTAGGTGCACAAATTAAATTGTTGTTAAATAAGCAAGTGGATTTCGTAATATTAAAAAAAATTATTAATCAATTTTATTGCTTGTTTGATTTGAAAAATGTATTATTTTCGGACATGAATATATCGACTAAAATAAAACTAATTTTATTTTATATTTTTAGTCCAATATATATATTATTAATTATTCTAAAAAACAGAGTCTTTAAAATAAAGATAGAAAATATTATAATAAAGACCAAGGATAAATTTTGA